One genomic region from Curtobacterium sp. 9128 encodes:
- a CDS encoding ABC transporter ATP-binding protein yields MTDTILQTTDLGVSFSTESGTVDAVRGVSLSVAPGETLAIVGESGSGKSTVALAAMGLLSGNATSSGSAVVAGHEVIGATEPALRGLRGKTVSMVFQEPATALDPLTRVGEQIAEVIRNHRSVPAAAARSEAVELLGKVGIPDPSTRARAFPFELSGGQRQRVVIAMAIANNPALLIADEPTTALDVTVQAEILELLRALAVDSGTGVLLVTHNMGVVADFADRVAVMLQGEIVETGPVEDVLLRPQHEYTKRLLAAVPRLDTPESVAARDRAAAPVVEVIEDTDGRLRSAPVVDLRDVSVTFGRGARAVHALSGIDIAVHAGETVGLVGESGSGKSTAARVALGLIKPTAGAVHLFGEDLRRTRGRDRRALRSGIGVVLQDPVASLDARMSVGECIAEPLAVHRRGMSTGERRKRVDEVLDAVRLPRALANRAPRELSGGQRQRVSLARALVLDPRLLVADEPTSALDVSVQEAVLEVLTELQGELGFACLFVSHDLAVVQHFAERVVVMRRGVIEEQGTTGTTLLHPTTDYTRRLLAAVPVPDPVLQRQRRTERLATLAAVES; encoded by the coding sequence ATGACCGACACCATTCTGCAGACGACCGACCTCGGGGTCTCGTTCAGCACCGAGTCCGGCACGGTCGACGCCGTCCGCGGAGTCTCCCTGTCAGTGGCGCCCGGGGAGACCCTGGCGATCGTCGGGGAGTCCGGCTCGGGCAAGTCCACCGTCGCGCTCGCCGCGATGGGGCTCCTCTCCGGCAACGCGACGTCGTCGGGCAGCGCGGTCGTCGCCGGGCACGAGGTGATCGGTGCCACCGAGCCGGCGCTCCGTGGGCTCCGTGGGAAGACCGTGTCGATGGTCTTCCAGGAGCCGGCGACCGCCCTCGACCCGCTGACCCGCGTGGGGGAGCAGATCGCCGAGGTCATCAGGAACCACCGCTCCGTCCCCGCCGCTGCCGCACGGTCAGAGGCCGTCGAGCTCCTCGGCAAGGTCGGCATCCCCGACCCGTCCACGCGCGCCCGTGCCTTCCCGTTCGAGCTCTCCGGCGGCCAGCGGCAGCGTGTCGTCATCGCGATGGCGATCGCGAACAACCCGGCGCTCCTCATCGCCGACGAACCCACCACGGCACTGGACGTCACCGTGCAGGCCGAGATCCTCGAGCTGCTCCGAGCGCTCGCGGTGGACAGCGGCACCGGTGTGCTCCTCGTCACGCACAACATGGGCGTCGTCGCGGACTTCGCGGATCGCGTGGCCGTGATGCTGCAAGGCGAGATCGTCGAGACGGGCCCGGTCGAGGACGTCCTGCTCCGCCCGCAGCACGAGTACACGAAGCGGCTGCTCGCCGCGGTGCCGCGGCTCGACACGCCTGAGTCGGTCGCGGCCCGGGACCGAGCAGCGGCCCCGGTCGTCGAGGTGATCGAGGACACGGACGGGAGGCTCCGCTCGGCTCCGGTGGTCGACCTGCGGGACGTCTCGGTGACGTTCGGGCGCGGGGCGCGGGCGGTCCATGCCCTGAGCGGCATCGACATCGCGGTGCACGCCGGTGAGACCGTCGGCCTGGTCGGCGAGTCCGGCTCCGGCAAGTCGACGGCAGCGCGGGTCGCGCTCGGCCTCATCAAGCCGACCGCCGGCGCCGTGCACCTGTTCGGCGAGGACCTCCGGCGCACGCGTGGGCGGGACCGGCGTGCGCTGCGGTCGGGGATCGGCGTCGTCCTGCAGGACCCCGTCGCCTCGCTCGACGCCCGCATGTCCGTCGGGGAATGCATCGCGGAACCGCTCGCGGTGCACCGTCGCGGGATGTCGACCGGGGAGCGGCGGAAGCGCGTCGACGAGGTGCTCGACGCCGTCCGGCTGCCCCGTGCCCTGGCGAATCGTGCTCCGCGGGAACTCTCGGGTGGCCAGCGGCAGCGAGTCAGCCTTGCCCGTGCGCTCGTGCTCGACCCGCGTTTGCTCGTCGCCGACGAACCAACATCCGCGCTGGACGTCAGCGTGCAGGAGGCAGTGCTCGAGGTCCTGACCGAACTGCAGGGCGAGCTCGGGTTCGCGTGTCTGTTCGTGTCGCACGACCTCGCCGTCGTGCAGCACTTCGCCGAGCGCGTCGTCGTGATGCGCCGCGGCGTGATCGAGGAGCAGGGCACGACGGGCACCACGCTCCTGCACCCGACGACGGACTACACGCGTCGGCTGCTCGCGGCGGTCCCGGTCCCGGACCCTGTGCTGCAACGGCAGCGTCGAACCGAGCGGCTCGCGACCCTCGCGGCGGTGGAGTCGTGA
- a CDS encoding ROK family protein — translation MSAVFAGVDVGGTNTKVLIATPSLEVIDRVDLPTPAHAGGAAIVAAALGAVTDLLDRHRASLAGVGVGAAGVVDPATGTVLVTGNSFTGWAGYGVTNAVSAALGVPATLDNDVNAFLLGEIAAGAVVGERDVLGMTLGTGVGGALVLDGSLFGGPRGAAGEIGHVPGFGDELCTCGQHGHLETIAAARGMASRYEARTGQRLPVHAIADAARAGDVDARAVFDDAGWGIARGILLTAGILDVTTVVIGGGVARSWDLLAPTISAAIAAEPPVSGAAIRVEQSTLGSDAVALGAAAQVRALVRDAELA, via the coding sequence GTGAGCGCGGTCTTCGCCGGCGTCGACGTCGGTGGGACGAACACCAAGGTGCTCATCGCGACACCGTCCCTCGAGGTGATCGACCGTGTCGATCTGCCGACGCCCGCGCACGCGGGTGGGGCGGCGATCGTGGCGGCGGCGCTCGGCGCGGTGACGGACCTGCTCGACCGGCACCGAGCCTCCCTTGCGGGTGTCGGCGTCGGCGCTGCCGGTGTCGTGGACCCGGCCACGGGGACCGTGCTCGTGACCGGGAACTCGTTCACCGGCTGGGCCGGTTACGGCGTGACCAACGCGGTGTCTGCGGCGCTCGGTGTCCCCGCGACGCTCGACAACGACGTGAACGCGTTCCTGCTCGGCGAGATCGCGGCCGGTGCCGTCGTGGGGGAGCGCGACGTGCTCGGGATGACCCTCGGGACCGGGGTCGGCGGTGCCCTCGTGCTCGACGGGTCCCTGTTCGGCGGCCCGCGGGGTGCCGCTGGCGAGATCGGGCACGTGCCGGGGTTCGGCGACGAGCTCTGCACGTGCGGCCAGCACGGACACCTCGAGACGATCGCGGCGGCGCGCGGGATGGCATCGCGCTACGAAGCCCGGACCGGGCAGCGCCTGCCCGTGCACGCCATCGCGGACGCTGCCCGCGCCGGCGACGTCGATGCCCGCGCGGTGTTCGACGACGCCGGGTGGGGGATCGCCAGGGGGATCCTGCTGACGGCGGGCATCCTCGACGTGACGACGGTCGTCATCGGGGGCGGGGTGGCACGGTCGTGGGACCTGCTCGCCCCGACGATCTCCGCCGCGATCGCTGCCGAGCCCCCGGTGTCCGGGGCGGCCATCCGCGTGGAGCAGTCAACGCTCGGGTCCGACGCCGTCGCCCTCGGCGCGGCGGCGCAGGTGCGGGCGCTCGTCCGCGATGCGGAGCTCGCGTAG
- a CDS encoding SDR family oxidoreductase — translation MSQYDKRDPNTLYPAPPYPKQEQSLPGAAWKMDPKPDHGEESYVGRERLTGYRGIVTGADSGIGRAAAIALSREGADLVLSYLPDEQEDAEEVRDLLEGEGRRAVLFPGDIADEQYCIDLVQKGVDELGGLDTLVMVAGRMDSNDDILTLDTSMFDSTFKTNIYSLFWLTKAAVPHLEPGSTIVTTGSIQASTPSADKIDYAVSKGAIKLFTEAVAQQLAPKGIRVNSVAPGPVWTPLQPGSDDAETVSHFGEGSPFGRPGQPAELGAAYVHLVSPESSYQSGSTITIAGGTPAF, via the coding sequence ATGAGCCAGTACGACAAGCGCGACCCGAACACCCTCTACCCCGCACCGCCGTACCCGAAGCAGGAACAGTCCCTGCCCGGTGCCGCGTGGAAGATGGACCCGAAGCCCGACCACGGCGAGGAGAGCTACGTCGGGCGGGAACGCCTGACCGGGTACCGCGGCATCGTCACCGGCGCGGACTCCGGGATCGGCCGTGCCGCGGCGATCGCGCTCTCGCGTGAGGGCGCCGACCTCGTGCTGTCGTACCTCCCCGACGAGCAGGAGGACGCCGAAGAGGTCCGCGACCTGCTCGAGGGCGAGGGACGTCGCGCCGTGCTCTTCCCCGGTGACATCGCCGACGAGCAGTACTGCATCGACCTCGTCCAGAAGGGCGTCGACGAGCTCGGCGGTCTCGACACCCTCGTGATGGTCGCCGGCCGCATGGACAGCAACGACGACATCCTGACGCTCGACACGTCGATGTTCGACTCGACGTTCAAGACGAACATCTACTCGCTGTTCTGGCTGACCAAGGCCGCTGTGCCGCACCTCGAGCCGGGGTCGACGATCGTCACGACCGGGTCGATCCAGGCATCGACGCCGTCGGCCGACAAGATCGACTACGCGGTGTCGAAGGGCGCGATCAAGCTCTTCACCGAGGCCGTCGCGCAGCAGCTCGCGCCGAAGGGCATCCGCGTGAACTCCGTCGCACCGGGACCGGTGTGGACGCCGCTGCAGCCCGGGTCGGACGACGCCGAGACCGTGTCGCACTTCGGCGAGGGCTCGCCGTTCGGCCGCCCGGGGCAGCCCGCGGAGCTCGGTGCCGCGTACGTGCACCTCGTCAGCCCGGAGTCGAGCTACCAGTCGGGCTCCACGATCACGATCGCCGGGGGCACGCCCGCGTTCTGA